In Bordetella genomosp. 11, the sequence GGCTCCCGCCCTTATAGGGCACCGGCAGGATTTTGATGCCGGCGTCCTTGGCGAGCAGCGCGCCGGCGATATCGGCCGGACTGCCCGTGCCGGCGGTGGCATAGGTGATGGTGCCGGGCTTGTCCTTGGCGAGCTTTACCAGGCTATCGATGTCCTTGGCGGGTACCGCCGGATTGGCGACAAGCAGCAGTGGCGTGGAGCCTGCCAGCGCAATGGGCGCGAAATCGCGCGTGACGTTGTAGGCAACCCCTTTTTGGACCAGGGGGTTGATCACCATTTCGGACGTGTAGGCGAGCAATAGCGTATAGCCGTCCGCATCGGCATGTGCCACATAGTTCGCGCCGATGGAGCCGGCCGCGCCGGCCTTGTTTTCGACGATCACGGATTGCTTGAGGTCGGCCGACAATCGCTTGCCGACGAAGCGCGCGATGACGTCGCCGGTGCCGCCCGGTCCGTAGGGCACGACGATACGTATGGGTTGGTCGGGATACCCGTTTGCATGGGCGGGCAGGGCGGCGCCGAAGGTGGCGATGCACAGGGCGATGGCGCCCGGCAGGGTTCGGCGGGATGCGGTTCGAGCGGGCTGCATAGGATTCCCCTTGGTTCTGTTATGTTCGACCATGATTTTCTTATTATTATGACGGTTAATGCCATAACATAATCGTTATGTTGAGGGGGCATGCAGGGCGCATGCTTCCGCTTCCGCTTCCCGCCCCGACCGGCGCCCCATCGCGAATGACCCATGGACTCTCTGTTTTCCAAGCTGCGCATCAAGGATCTCGAACTGTTGCGTGAAATCGCCGCCGTGCGCTCCCTGACCGCCATTGCCGACAAGCGCGAGCTCACACAGCCGGCATTGAGCCGCGCCTTGCGCGATATCGAAACCGCGCTGGGGACGCAGGTTTTTTCACGCGACCGCATGGCGCGCCTGGAACCAACGCCCCTGGGCAGCCTAATCCTGGCGCGGGTGGACCTGCTGTTGGCCGAAGCGGAAGGCCTGCGAGGCGAGCTGCTGGCCTTCGAAGAAGGTCGGGGCACGCATTTGCGATTGGGCGTTATTCCGTTTGTCTCGAATGAATTGATGCGGGCGATATTGAAGGAATTGACCGCCGGGCAGTATGCGATGTCCATCAGTACCTACGAAGCTTCCACCGATCAGCTGGTCTCGGCCTTGCGGCGCCAGGAGTTGGATGCGGTGCTGGGCAGAATTTCCGTGGACACCGCGGCGAACGAACTGCTTCAGGAAAAGCTGTTCACGCAAAGTGCGTCGGTCCTCGTCAATGCCCGAAGTCCGCTGGCAAAGGAAAAAGCCTTGAAGCTGGAGACGCTGCATCGGCATGAGTGGGTATTGCCGCCGCAGGCCAGCCCGACGCGGCTGGCCTTCGCGCAATTGTTTGTCTCGCGTGGCGCTACGCCGCCGTCCGCCCGCGTCGAAACGACGTCGGCGCGGCTGATCCATACGGTCATCAGCGGCAATGTCGCGGCCCTCGGCCTGCTGCCGCTGGATATCGCGACGGAACTGGAGAAGTGGGGCGGCGTGAAGGCGATCGGGTTGCCGGCGCCCTTCAAGATGCCGCCGGTTGGATTGATTACGCTGGCGAAACGTCGGCGCCTGCCGGCTGCGGGCATTCTGCGCGACGTCGTGCGCGGCGTACTGGCGCGTTCGGTTACCTACCGATAGTTCGCCGCGGCCGCGCGCCGGCGCCCTTTGCGGGGCGCGTGTGGCGCTTCGCCGGTGTGCATGCTCTCCAGAAAGGCCTGCTGGAACAACGATAAGGTCGGATCCCGCTCCGACGCCTTGCGGTGTATCAGGCATACCTGCATGGGCACGACATCCAGCCGCATGTCCAGGATGCGTACCAGCCCCAGTTCCTGATGCACGGCGGCGGCGCGGCGCGGCGCGACGGTGAACAGCCCGGATTGCGCGACGATGGCCAGGTTCTGGATATAGGTCGATGTTTCCACGACCGGTTCCGGCGGTTGCACGCCGTGGCGCAGAAACGCCTCGGCCAGGGCTGCGCGCACGGCTGAATCGGGACGTTGCAGGGCCCATTCGCAGCGCGCCAGGGTCTTGTAATCCATGCCTGCCTGCGTGATCGCCGGATTGTCCCTACCGACCACGATGCAGATTTCTTCCTCGTACAGGTTGACGAAGGACAACTGGCCGGCCGCGTGCGCCAGCGCAGCGCTGGCATTGGGCAGGCGGCCCACGACGCAATCGAGTTCCCCGGCGACCAGCATCTCCAACAGCTGGCGCGCGGTGCTTTCGTGGGTGCGGATGGCGCAGCCGCCGGCGCGGCGGAACAGGCCGATGGCCTTGGGCAGGTAGGCGATGAAGGCCTGCGGAACGACGCCCACGCGCAACAGCGCGGAACGCCCGGCGGCCAGGCGGCCGATGACGGATGACAGATGGTCGAATTCATTGAGGATGGTGCGCATGCCACCCAGCAGTGCCTGGGTGTTCGCGGTCGGCGTGACGCCCTGGCGGCTGCGGACGAACAGCGGCATGCCCACCAGGTTTTCCAGGTCGTTGAGCATGGCCGTGGCCGCGGGCTGGCTGACATTGAGCTGCCTGGCGGCCTTGTGGATGCTGCCATGCTCGATCAAGGATTCGATCAGCAGAAGATGGCGGAATTTCAGGTGCGATAGCACCATGGGCGAATGCGACGGCATGGCGTTCCCTTGCTTGTTCGGCGCATCGAGGTCGGGGCAACGGACGCCGGATGCTTCGGGGCCATGATAACCAAAAGCTTTCACGAAATCGGATTATTCGATTATGTGTTGTCACCCCCGGGCCGATAGACTGGTTTTCGGTACATAGGCGTCCCACTCGAGGGCGCGCATTCTGAGCTCGGACCCGAAAAGGGCGCCGGCAAGGGGAAATCCATGAGAACGTGGCGTTGGAAAAATATGTGCGCGGTGGCCGCCGCGTCCTCCATCCTGTGGCTGGGAGGCGCCGGCGCGGCGCGCGCGGCATGGCCGTCGGACCAGCCCATCCGCATTATCGTCCCCCAGGCGGCGGGCGGCACCAACGATACGGCGGCCCGGCTGCTGGCGGTCGAGCTGGGCAAGGCGCTGAATCAAAGCGTGGTGGTAGAGAACCGCCCTGGCGCATCGGGCGCCATCGGCATGCAGGCGGCGGTGCAATCCCGGCCGGACGGCTATACGCTGGCGATCGCCTCGGACACCGCGACCATCCTGAACGTCGTTCGCAAGGATATGCCCTGGCAGTTCAAGCGCGATCTGACGGGCGTGTCGATGATCGCGGACCAGCCCATCGTCGTCGCGGCCTCCGCCCGCAGTCCTTATAAAACGTTGCGCGACCTGCTGGATGCCGCGAAGGAGAAGCCCGGCACGATTGCGTTCGGGACATCGGGCCTGGGGACCGCGCAACAGATCGCGGGCGAATGGCTGGCGCGCGAGGCCGGCGTGCAGATGACGCATGTGCCCTACAAGGGTGGCGGGCAGGCCATCACCGACCTGGTCGGCAACCAGGTGCCCGCGGCCGTATTGGGCCTGGCGCCCGTCATCGGGCAATACCGGTCCGGCAACGTCCGCATCCTTGCCGTCACCTCGGAAAAGCGCAATGGCGAACTGCCCGATGTTCCTACCCTGGCCGAACTGGGTTACCGCGACATCGTCCTGACCCAATGGGTGGGACTGGTCGCACCCAAGCAGACGCCGCCGGAGATCGTCCAGCGCCTGTCCGATGAGGTCACGAAGATCCTGGCGCAGCCGGAGATCGCACACAAGCTCAAGGAAAGCGGGCTGGATGTGCGGCCGATACCGGCGTCGCAGTTCGATCCGTTCCTGGCCCATACGGTGGACCAGTGGCAGCACCTGATCACCACTCTTTCGTTGCGGCTCGAGTAGCGCGCCGCGGCTTATCGAAGGCAGGACACTCGTGAAGCAGACAACGCAAGGCAAGAAAACGCCCAACATCGTACTGATACTGGCCGACAACCTGGGCTGGGGCGAACTGGGCTGTTATGGCGGCGGCGCCCTGCGCGGCGCGCCCACGCCGCGTATCGACGAACTGGCGGAGCAGGGTACGCGCTTCCTGAACTTCAACGTCGAAAGCGATTGCGTGCCGACACGCTCGGCCTTGATGACCGGCCGCCATCCCATCCGCACGGGCGCGCTGCAGTCCGTGCCGGCCGGGCTGCCGCAAGGGATCATTCCGTGGGAACGCACGATCGCCGAAGTCCTGTCGGACGCGGGTTACGCCACGGCGATGTTCGGCAAGTGGCATCTGGGCGACAAGGAGGGCCGCTACCCCAAGGACAAGGGTTTCGACGAGTGGTACGGCATCCCCCGGACCACCAACGAAAGCATGTTCATGGACGCCGTCGGCTTCGACCCGGCCGTGGTGGAGCCGCCCTATGTGATGGAAGGCCGCAAGGGACAGCCGGCGGAGAAGCGGGAACTTTACGATCTGGAAATGCGCCGCCGCATCGATGCGGAGCTGGCACGGCGCAGTTGCGAGTTCATCGGCCGCCATGCGGGCAAGAAGCCGTATTTCCTGTATGTGCCGCTGACGCAGCTGCATTTCCCCACCATCCCGCACCGGGATTTCGAAGGACGCACGCGCAAGGGCGACTTCGCCGACTCCCTGGTGGAGATGGATGCACGCGTCGGCCAGATCCTGGACCAGGTACGCGCGACGGGCGCCGAGGACGACACGGTATTCATTTTCGCCAGCGACAACGGCCCGGAGTACCGGCGTCCCTGGCGCGGCAGCGCGGGAATGTGGACGGGCACTTACCACACCGCCATGGAAGGGGCGCTGCGCGTGCCGCTGATCGTGCGTTGGCCGGCACGTGTGCCGGCCGGCCGCGTCACCAACGAGATCGTGCACGTGGTCGACCTGTTCCCTACGTTGGCGCATATCGTGGGCGCGGACGTGCCAGCCGATCGCGTGATCGACGGCGTCGACCAGCTGGATTTCCTGCTGGGCGAGAAGGAGCAATCCAACCGCGAGGGCTTCGTCTACTTCATCAAGACGGAAATGCGGGCCGCCAAATGGCGCGACTGGAAGATGCATTTCGTCTGGGAAGTCGAGCCCAATGCGGGTGCCAATCACCTGGAGACGCCCTACGTCTTCAATGTCGTGCAGGATCCCAAGGAAGAGAGCGACGTCAATACGACGCAGGGCTGGGTGCGCGGTCCGATACGCAGGATGGTGCAGTCATTCCAGCAATCGCTGGCGGCGAATCCGCCGGTTCCACCGGGCGCGCCGGACGATTTCCAGCCGCCGCCACTGGCCAAGGCGGGTTGATATGAACGCCGCTGACGAGCGGGCGGCGGTGCCGGCGACCGGAAGCGACGAGGCAGGCGGTCCGGCAGACGGCGTTGCCACCGGATATGTCGCGTATTCCGGCGACGCGGTGGCGATGGGCCGGACGATACGCGCGCTGGCGGAAAAAGGCGTCGCCATCGGTGCGCAGGTCCGCTATCCCGATGGGTTGGCGCTGGGACAAGAGTCCTTCTACCTGGACGATGTGGCCTTGTGCGACGTTTTCCTCGCGCAGGTCGCGACAATCGCCGCCCTGGCGGAAAGCGCGGGATCGAAGCTGGCGGCCGTCAGGTGCCATGGCGCCCTGGCGATGGATGTGTCGTCCGACGAACGGACGGCGCAAGTGGTGGCGCGCACCCTCTACCGGCTCTTTCCGGGCGTATCGCTGGTTTGCGTGGCTGCAAGCCCGGGCGGCGGCGTGGCGCGCGATTGCGGGGTTTCCGTCGTGCCTTAGGCCTTGGCCATCGTCCGCGCCGTCAGCCGGCGCCGCGTGCCCAGCGCCACGACGGCGATGGCCAGGGGCGGGAAGGCGATCCAGCAGACCATGTCCCATCCGTAGTTGGTCAGCACGCCGCCGGACGAGAACGAGCCCAGCACCATGGTGCCGAACACGAGGAAGTCGTTGAAGGCCTGGACCTTGTTCCTTTCCTCCGGCCGATGGCATTCCAGCACCAGCGCGGAGGCGCCGACGAAGCCGAAATTCCAGCCCAGGCCCAGCAGGATGAGCGAGGTCCAGAAGTGGCCCACCGACAGCCCGTGCAGGCCCGTGGCGGCGGCCGCCGCCGTCAATAGCAGGCCGGCCAGGACCACGCGTCCCGCGCCGAAGCGCGTGATCAAACGGCCGGTGAAAAAGCTGGGGCCGTACATGGCGATGACATGCCATTGCAGGCCCAGGTTGGACGCTTCCTGCGGCAGGCCGCACAGCCGCATGGCAAGCGGCGCGGAGGTCATCAGGAAGTTCATCAGCGTATAGCTGATGACGCCGCAGATCACCGCGACGATGAAGGCGGGCTGGCGCACGATCTGCCCCAGCGGGCGGCCCGCGGCGCTTTCGGCGGCGGTGGGGATGGGCAGCTTCACGCCCATCAGGATGAAGGCGCTGGCCACCGCCACCCCGGCCTGCGCCAGGTAGGTGACGGCGAACATGTGGGGTGCCCACAGGTCCATGGTGTGGGTGACCAGTTGCGGGCCGAGCACGCCCGCCACCACGCCGGCCGCCATGACGGTGGACAGGGCACGCGCGCGTTGCGGCGCGGGCACGCATTCGGCGGCGGCGAAGCGGAAGGACAGCACGACGGCCGCGTAGGCGCCGCCGAACAGCATGGCGAAGCACAGCATCCAGAAGCTGCCGGTCAGGATCGCCCAGGCGGAAAGCAGGCCCACCAGGACACCGCAGCCGGTGCCGAGCAGGAAGGCGGCACGCCGTCCGTAGCGCTGGGCGATGGCGCCCGCCGGCAGCGTGGACAGGGCCATGCCCACGACGAAGACGGAAATCGGCATGGTCGCCAGCGATTTATCGGGCGCCAGGGTGTTGCCGATGATGGCGGCGGTGGCGTAGACAACGGTGGTATTGGCGCCTGCCAGCGCCTGCGCGACAGCCAGCCGCGCCAGATTGCCTTGAACGAGTGTGCTGCCCAAAACGGTGTCCCCATCCCATGGTGGCCACCGCGCGTGGCGCGTCCATATGTGCGGGGACGCAGCGCATCGCCGGTCGGTGGCTTAGGACCGGGACGATAACTTATTTCTCCAATCCATATATTTATGACCTTGATGCATTTGGGGCCGGCGTGGATGCCTGGCCAGGGTCAGGCGGGGTGGCTGTGGGCGCTGCTGCGGCGATTCCGTCGCTGTCGCCGCCGCCGACGGACTTGTATACGGCGATCAGGCGCAGGAACAGCTGGTGGTTGCTGTCGGACAGGTCACGGCGCGCCTGGATCCATGTGCGCTCGGCATCCAGCTCGACCAGGAAATCGGTCAGGCCGCGCGCGTAGCGGGCGCGGGCCAGTTCGTAGGACTCGCGGCTGGCGTCTTCCCGGGTCCGCAGGCGCGCGTTGCGGCTGCGTTCGGCGTCGTAGCCGGTCAGGGCGTCGTCGATTTCCTGCCACGCTTTCAGCACAGTTTGCTGGTAGGTGACGGCTGCCTCCTGCTGCGCCAATTCCCGCAGGACGATGGTGGCGCGCCGACGCCCCTGATCGAAGATGGGCAGGGACAGGGAAGGTCCGATGCTCCACGTCCGCGTGCCCCAATCGCCGAAGCGCCCGCCTTCGTAGGATTCGAAACCGAAGGTCGCCCCCAGCGTGATGCGAGGATAGAGGTCGGCGACGGCCACGCCGATATCCGCCGTGGCGGCATGCAACCGGGCTTCGGCGGCGCGGATATCCGGACGCCGCAAGGCCACCTGTGACGGCAGGCCGAGAGAAAGATCCGGCAGCCGTGCCGGCAGGGAAGCCAGTGGCGCGGACGCCGGCGCGGCCAAGGTCTGCGTCAATTCGCCGGGCCGCGCATTCATCAGCAGGCCGATCTGGTTGATCAGCGCGGCTTCCTGCGCCCGCAGGGTCGGCATCCGCGCTTCCAGGTCCGCCAGCAAACCGCGCTGGCGGCTGACGTCGAGTTCATCGATCAGCCCGCCGCGCGCGCGCGCCTGCAACAGCGCCAGGCTGTCGCGCGCCGCCGCGATATCCTGGTCCAGCAGGTCGCGTTGCTGCTGCGTCAGCCGCAGTTCGAAATAATCGCGCGCCAATTCGCTGGCGACGGCCAGCCGCACTTCGTCCAGCAGCGCGGCTGCATTGTCGACGTCGGCATCGGCCGACTCGATGGCGCGCCCCACGCGGCCCCACAAGTCCAGTTCCCACGAGGCGTCGAAGCCGGCCTGGTACAGCGTGAAGGGCGAGCTGAGGACCGAGACCAGCTCCTGGCGGTTGGCGGGCGCGACCGCGCCGGCCAGGCGCGTGCCGGCGGAATACTCGCTTTGCCGCTGGCGCGTGGCGGCGCCGCTGGCATCCAGCATCGGCCCGCGCTGCGCCGCCACTGTCACGCGCCGCATGCGGCTTTGCGCGAAACGCAGGGCCGCGGTTTGAAGGTCCGGGCTGGCTTGCAGCGCGCGTGTCTGCAACTGGTCCAGCGTGGTGTCGCCGAACAGGGTCCACCAGCGATCCGCGAGCGGCGCCGTGCCGGGCGGCGCGGCGGGCACGGCGGGATCGCCGGGGCGTGGGCTGCTGCGCCAGTCCTGCCAGGAGGCCGGCGCCTGCACGGCCGGTGCCTGGTAGTCGGGGCCCACCGCGCAGCCTGTCAGGATCGCGGCCACGAGGGATACGCACAGCATGCGCCGCGGGCGCCGCCTGTCGCGGCGCGGGGAAGACCGGATACTCGTGGGCAGGAACATGGCGAAGGTCTCAGGCAAGGCGGCGGCGGAACAGCCAGGCGGCCAGGGGCAGGGTAATGGCGGCGATGCAGGCGAAGGGGATCAGGTCGTGCCAGACCGCCGTCATGCCGGCGCCTTCCAGGTACACGCTGCGCACCAGGTCCACCGCGAAACGCAGCGGATTGGCGTAGGTGGCGATCTGCAGCCCCTGCGGCATATTGCGCACCGGCGTGGTCAATCCGGACAACAGCACCAGCGGCATGAGCAGCACGAAGTTATAGAGCATGGCCTGCTGCATGGTGGAGGACAGGGCGGATATCGACAGGCCGACCCCGACGATGGCGACGGTGAACAGCATCAGCCCCGCGTACAGCACGAGCGGGCTGCCCGCCATCGGGATGCGGAACCAGAAAAGCGCGATGGCCAGGACCAGCGAGGATTGCACCAGCCCGATGGAGATGGACGGCAGGGCCTTGCCGAACATGATGGTGATCGGCCGATAGGGCGTGACCAGCAATTGATCGAACGTACCCTGCTCGCGTTCGCGCGCGACCGACAGCGCCGCCAGGGTCATGGTCTGGATCATGCTCAGCGTGGCGATCAGGCCGGGGATGATGCTCCAGCGCGTCTCCAGGTTGGGGTTGTACCAGGACCGCATTTCCACGTTGACCGGAGGCGGGACGGCACCGGGCCGGTTGGCGTTGTAGGCCGCGACGATGTCGCGGATCTGTCCGGCGGCCGTGCCCGCCGTCGTGGAGTTGCGGCCGTCCAGGATGAGCTGCAGCGGGGCCGTTTCCCCGGCGGCCAGCAGGCGCTCGAAATCGTCGCCGAAATGCAGGACCAGCAGCGCATCGCCGCTGTCGATCGCGCCGGCGATCTCCTCGGACGAGCGCAGCGTGGCGACCCGTTCGAACACGCCCGTGCCGTCCAGTCGTGCCAGCAATTCCGTGGATGCCGCGCCGCGGCTCTGGTCGAGCACGGCGTACGGGACGTGGGTCAGGTCGAAGGTGGCGGCGTAGCCGAACAGCAGGCTCTGCAGGATGACCGGCACGATCAGGATCACGCGGCTGGCCGGATCTTTCAGGACGGCCAGGAATTCCTTGTGGCACAGGTTGCCCAGTTGGCGCAGAAAGGCGATGGCGGTTTCCATGGTGTGCGGCCTCATCGGTCCAGCGTCTTGCGGGTCAGGCGGCCCACCAGCAGCAACAGCGCGGCGGCGTAGCCCGCGAGTATGGCGCAGTCCTTCAGGATCAGCGGCCAGTAGTCGCCGGCCAGGAATACCGTCTTCACCAGCTCCATGAAGTAGGTTGCCGGCAGGGCATGGCCGATGATATTGACGACGTATGGGACATTGCGCAGGTCGAAGACGAAGCCCGATAGCATCGTTGCCGGCATGAAGCTGGCCAGGATCGCGAGCTGGCTGGCAAGGAATTGGTTGCGGGTGACCGCCGATATCAGCAGGCCGATGCCCAGGGACACCAGCATGTAGAGCGTGGACCCTGCCAGCAGCGCGGCCATGGACCCTTGCAGCGGCACCTGGAACAGGAAGAGCGCGGCGAGCAGGCACAGGCCCAGCCCCACCATCCCGACGCAGAAGTACGGAATGATCTTGGCAAGCAGGACCTCCAGCGGCTGCACCGGCGTGACGAACAGGGCCTCGAGCGTGCCGCGCTCCCACTCGCGGGCCATCACCAGCGCGGTCAGGAAGGCGCCGATCAGTGTCATGATCAGGACGATCAGGCCGGGTACGAGATACCAGGTACTGTCGTTGGCGGCGTTGAACCACATCCGGTCCACGACCGTCACGCTGCCGCCGTTCGCGGTCATGGTCAGCGTGGCGCCGCGGTCGGACTGTTTTTGCAGCCATAGGGCGACGGCCGCGCGCAGGTAGCCCGCCACGGTGAGCGCGCGCGTGGGATCGCTGCCCAGCACCAGCGTCTGCACGACCGCGTTTCCCGCGGCCAGGCGCTGCGAATAGTCGCTGGGAATGCGCAGCACCGCGTCGGCCTCGTGGGCGATCACGGCGCGTTCCGCGTCGCGGTAGGAGGCGGCCGGCACGCAGGTCAGGTAGGGCGACAGCGCGATACTGGCGGCCAGGTCGTGCGCCTGGGGGGAGTTGTCGTCCATGACCAGCAGCACGCGCGCATTCTTGACGTCCAGCGACAGCCCGTAGCCGAAGATCAGGATCAGGATGATGGGCAGCACCAGGCCGATCAGCATATTGGCGCGGTCGCGGAACAGCTGCCGCACTTCCTTGCGCGTCAGCGAGACAACGCGCCGCAGGAATCCGCGGCCTTTGCGCGTCGGGCGGGTGGCGGCCGCGCGGCTCATGGCGCGGCTCCCGCCGGATCGGCGGATCGCGGTCCGCCGGGCGGTCCGTCACCGGCGGCGCCACTGCGCGGGTCCGCGGCCGCATGGTCTTGTTGCCCGTTCGCCGCGCCGGTGCGCCCGCTTTCCACGATGCCGATGAAGGCCTCTTCCATGGATAGCTTGCGCGACGGGGTCGCGCCGGCCTGGATGCGAACCGCTTCCGGCGTACCCAGGGCCAGCAGCTTGCCGGCGTCCTGGATGACGATGCGGTCGCAGTATTCGGCCTCTTCCATGAAGTGCGTGGTGATCACGATGGTGGTGCCGGTTTGCGCCAGCGCCGTGATCCGGCGCCAGAACGCGCGGCGCGCCAGCGGGTCCGCGCCGCTGGTGGGCTCGTCCAGGAACAGGATGTCCGGTTCGTGCAGCAGGCCGACCGCCATGGCCAGGCGCTGCTTGATGCCGCCGGCGAGTTGGCCGGCGGGCCGCTCCAGCTGCCGCCGCAACGCGAATTGTTCCGTGACGGCATCGATGCGCTCGTGCAGCCGCGCGCCATGCAGTCCATAGGCCCCGCCGAAGAAGCGCAGGTTCTCCAGCGCGGACAGGTTGCCGTAGAGCGCGAACGCTTGCGATACATAACCGATGCGCGCCCGCGCCTGCGCACGCGCGGTACGCAGGTCCATGCCGGCCACGCGCGCCGTGCCGCCGCTGGCCGGCAGCAGGCCGCACAACATGCGGAATGTCGTGGTCTTGCCGGCGCCGTTCGGGCCGAGCAGGCCGAAGATCTCGCCGCGCGCGACGCTGAAGGTCGTGCGGTCGACGGCGACGAAGTCGCCGAACCTGCGGACCAGGTCGCGTACCTCGATCGCCGGCCCGTTGTCCGGCGCGGGTTGCGTGGACGGCGCGGCCGACGGCGAGGCCGATGCGGGTGACGAAGTCGACGATGGCGTAGGGGGCGATGAAGGCAAATAGCGCGATGGGGACGACGAGGGCGATGCCGGCGGCGCTTGCGACGCCGCCGTCGCGGACGAGCCGTCCGGGGACGGGGACGGCGCCGGCGCGGCGATGTCGTCCGTCGTGCCGTTCATGCGCGCATGCAGCAGGACCATGAAGCCGTCTTCCAGCTGCGCCGGCGTGGCAGACGCATTTGCCGCATCCTCGCCGAGCATGCCGATATCGGCTCCGGACCGCAGGATGAAACGCACTTCGCCGCCGCGCGGCACGGCATCGACGATGATGTCGCGTCGGTCCAGCAAGCGCGCCTGCCGCGCGCGCGCCGCTTCACCGGGCCGC encodes:
- a CDS encoding ABC transporter permease, with the translated sequence MSRAAATRPTRKGRGFLRRVVSLTRKEVRQLFRDRANMLIGLVLPIILILIFGYGLSLDVKNARVLLVMDDNSPQAHDLAASIALSPYLTCVPAASYRDAERAVIAHEADAVLRIPSDYSQRLAAGNAVVQTLVLGSDPTRALTVAGYLRAAVALWLQKQSDRGATLTMTANGGSVTVVDRMWFNAANDSTWYLVPGLIVLIMTLIGAFLTALVMAREWERGTLEALFVTPVQPLEVLLAKIIPYFCVGMVGLGLCLLAALFLFQVPLQGSMAALLAGSTLYMLVSLGIGLLISAVTRNQFLASQLAILASFMPATMLSGFVFDLRNVPYVVNIIGHALPATYFMELVKTVFLAGDYWPLILKDCAILAGYAAALLLLVGRLTRKTLDR